The window AATTATTTCCCCCAGGGGTCGACAAAAGATGgcctgtaatttattttaactcaaCAATAAGCAAAAGATTATAAATCGTACAACTGATTATAATTTCCTAGTAATTTAAGAATTCCTAAGGGGGAAATAACACCTAAAGGGGTGTATTTTAAGTttatcaaaatacaaaaattggaATTAAAaggatgttttaatttttgacttcagttttataaaatgaagaataaaaacatctctATTAGGAGTATCCGTGTCCAAATCCAAAGGAGTATCACAAATATTAAGAGCAGTAAACCCTTTCTTTTATTGTTCATTTGTGAAAGAAATACACATTTATTAACCGAATCATCTTAATCAGTCAAGATAATCGATGTAAATCACTtaaatctttagtttttaaccttcttattttcttttctttcagtccCCAGAGGGTGCTGAGGGTAAGGAAGCCTCTAAAGTCACAAAGCAAGAGGTAAATATTTGACATGACAtgaaggttgttgttttttttttgtgctgtgtgTTTGTTACGACATGCTGTGGGTTTGTATTGACTGTACTGACGGTGTATGTATATGTATGAGAAAACAGGGCAGGTTAATAATTAGGACATTTGTAGCTGCCCACAGAGTGTATTTGatatgtctctctctctttttctttctctctgtctctctctctctcgctcttttCTCATCCCTTGCTCCTTCAAGCCCACCAGAAGGTCAGAGAGATTGTCGGCGGTAAGTTTCCCTCTCCCCCTGCCTGTCTTCACCTCTGTAGCTGTCCTCTCTCCGCTCTCTTCGAAACTCCCCTCATAGCCGTGGCTAAAGTCACAAATCCAGTTTGCGGCTTTGATCGACGGAGTCGGTGTTTATAAATTTCATGATCGTTCTCCCTCCCCTCTCCCCGAGGGCCGAGTTCTGGCTTGGTAtgcatgtgttttgtttttttctgttgtttctgtccGCTGTGGTCCGGGTCTGCTGCATGGCTGGTTTTAATCAGGCCAAATTACTAAAACCAGTTTCATTTAGATGCAAAATGATCTGACAAATGATGATATTCTACATTATGCCAGTGACTCTGGTCATTCAGCTGTGCCCTACAAGTgacttctctctctgtgttttgtaCTTTGCATGTTTTATCCGTCCATTGagtctttgcatgtttttgcatgtttgcatggggcagtattatgttaaATGgacttttttaaagctttacatcatgttacaatgttattctcttatcaaaaacatgcctagagtgttgctttaattctttcatgcatgtttgagaaatcatttaatttctatGGCGACCATTAAGCTCTTTCTAAGGCGGAGACTTGGCTCCACCTTAGAGACACAGCTCTTCCTTGAAGCTTCAGTTTCCAAGCTACTGAGTTTCTCCCTCCCCTGAGTGGGGAAGACGTaacttccccactcagctccttcagactagccagctgcaattagcaaacacctggtgtaATGGCACATCTGCTGAGGTCATagtaggagctacttctcaatgAAACGTtggtaaaaaatgttgtttaaaggTCAATAGAGGAGATTGTGACGACATCTCCCAGGcggagtttcaggaagagcaggagtttcttaaagcgACAGAGGCCAAagttcaaggcgttaaattacaagacatatttgataaatgtagcattattttaacaactgaaattaacatagttacttgattgtgctataaaatgttacTATGTTCCAAGAAAAGAGATAATATTGATTTTCTGTTATCTGTTAATACTTACATATTTTGGGATAActagattttctctttttcactaAGAGTTTACAGAAAAGGATCACCGCAAAGTCACTTTCAACATGACTTTAAAGACATTGTTTTTGCTTGTCACAGTTGAACGTTAAAAAGtatacacacaaacagaaatatgtaCAGTATACTTTCCGAAACAGCTTTAAGACACAAAACAGGGTGGGATGGTAATAATATaacatgattttttattttattatttttttaattacaatcaTAATCATTAGAATTGTCACAGTTAACAGGTGAACATCTTTGTAAGTTTGTCAGGCTGTGTCTGGCATAAGCgacattttacaaagtaaacaaattatttcacataaaaagtAATTAATCGTGTAATAAATGTATACAGTTTCAACGGACTTCGAAAGCGTATTCAACGTATGTAGATGTCTGGATTCAATTGTGGGTGTGCAGGTTGTTTACGAAGCATTTTTGCATCAACaataaaattgtttgaaaagttttgtgttttttggcaAATAGAAATTCACCAGCTGGTTACATTCCTAGTCCAGACTTTTCTGTAACAATgacagatatatatatttttttaatgttagcaTCAACAATATTTGAATaggaatttgtttatttattttgtcggGGTCTGGCAGGGTTAAATTTGGACGTTAGTAGATTTATTGATTCACACATTTTCTATCCTACATATTTTGACTAGTATACACATGTATACCTTTTGACAAATAATAGAAATGTATATTGcagaaaatatatttcccaTGTTAAATTTGGCGCTATTATAGAAACATTAATATGAAAACGGTGccattcattgtttttttgcCTGATTCCCGACTTGCTATGTCTTCATTTCAACTGTTTAAAGAGTTAACCTCACAGTGAACCATTGTTGAAGCTCTACAAAGCTCATCCTCTGTACAGGAAGGATATtcttaggagaaaaaaaatcacatgatttaactttttttgacTTCAGTGTTACTGAAGCTCATGGCTTCAGGGTGCACTCGTTCACACTCAGTACTGTAGGAAAATTTGCTCGTTTTCCAGTGCGATCGCCTCACTGATCTGTCGTTTGAGGTCAAGATGCAGAGGAATGTCACAAatttgtaacaaaacaaaatccaagtATATTAGCTTTTAATCAAGATTCTCGTCAGACATGAGTTTCACTACCATCTACTATATTAAGGGTACTATAGCTATCATAAAATGGCTCAGATTGAAGAGACTGAATCAAAAAATTCTTACAAAATGTGAGAATAGTCAGTTCTCACTgatgtgatttttgttgttgtttttagaaaccTGCTCCGCCCAAAGCTGAGGTGAAGCCCAAGAAGACCGTTGTCAAGGTGAGGAACCCACTCAGCCACACTTTAAAAAACTTGAAGTACTTGGTTCCCTCAGCGACACTGCTGGATGCTCCCTCCACATTTACTGGCCTCCCTGGTAAAAGACGTGTAGAGGCATTCAAATACATTCTTCTTTTATTGCTGGTGCATAAGCTAACTGGAAAATTTGAGAGTAttccaacttttattttaggCGTATTGACTCCGTTGGGGTGTTGGAGTCGTTTAACAAAATCACAGGCGCTAcaattccaataaaaacaaaaatcccaataaaactaactgaaacattttcctagtttatgttgttttgacTTTAAGTTGATCAAAGGGTTGAATGACTTTTAATTCGTAATCCACGGTTTTCTATTTCCCTGGGATATGAGTACGATGAGATATCCAGAATCCCACTTCACTTagtcttcaaaatgggaaagacgaCAAAAGATGCCATTTAGGTAAGGCAAACAAGTTCTGGTCTTGAAAGTCTGGAAATGGCTACAAATAATAAGCTTCTAATCATGTCCATGTCAAGGAAAGGTTTAAAAGTCTCCATATCAGGCATTAAATGCTGTCTCCATGCCAACAAGTTATTTACAAGGCATGCTAGATTTAGTtatttggtcagatgagaccaaaattaagCTTTCTAACAACAAACACTCCAAGTGCGATTGGTGTGAAACAAATGGTGGAAAAGTGCCTCTTGTCCATTGCTAACAATACAAAGTAGGTAAAGAACCTGTGATGCTGCGGGCTTGTTTCTCTGACAAATGAATTTGGAGTCCTCTTAAAGTGTATGATAACTATTTGAGATGCCAGGGGggcctttcaaataaaaatcttgccGCTTCCTTGAAACTGAAATTAGCCCTGCATTGGTTCCTTAAACCTGGAGGTCTTGTCTTTTGTCTCGTGgcagaaggaagaaaaaggagCAAAGGCCAAGAAGGGCGGCGGTAAGGGGAAGAAGGAAGATGGTCCGGCCCAGAACGGGGAGACCAAGGCCAACGAGGTATGAAGGAAGGAATATAAAGCATACTTTATTCCCTAAgggatagaaagaaaaaacaactgattttTATGTCAATGTATGCAAACATCATCCTTTCAATAAATTACTTAACATCTGTTTTCCTCATTAACTCACACCACGATCATATCATGTATCTcctccatacacacacacacaaacatagaTCTATGTGTCTCGTCCATCTGTGAGTGTGTCCTCCATCAGAAGCATGGCTCCCTCCTTGATGTCAGTGAAAGGGCAGAGCGAGACAGTCAGAGTTAAGGGTATGCGGCAATGATCCTAATTCACCTCTctgtgattgatttatttttttacttttagtcaCTAACCACTTCTTCATTTCTACGTAGCTAACGTTTAGCCAGTGTGCTGTGGAGTGCTGTGTTTGTTGTGAGGCTTGAAAATGTGACTTCAGCCAGCGGGGATGGGGTCGGACGGGGAGGACGTGTTGCTTGTTCTGCAGTGAAGTGAGCCAAGGACAGAATTTttactgctgctgcacaaagcTGTGAAGTGAAATGTGATTGGGTCACTGCGTTCTCAGACAGCCGGTCCCTCCAGTAGTCACTCAGAGGAAGCAGAGACATTGGATCCCCCTTTTCAAGTTAAGGCTAACTGCCGGAGATATTTTAGTGCTGGTTAGAAAACAATGAGGAGGAGTAAATCACATAGCCGGGAGAAgctttaaatatattaaatccTTCAATCAATACACACTTTTCCGGATCAAAATTTATTACGTGCTCAGCAGGAAGGTGACAGATTTGAGGTTTGTAAAGTATATGTTTGATCTGACATTTGCCTTTTGGTAAGATACGTGGCAGGTGGCAACTGGGAAAATTATGGTAACGTCAGCACATTGTATTACCTCTGTAGTAGTATCTATAGTAAGTAGTATCATACTTACTATAGAAACGCTGCAcgttattgtttacatttggcAATTTTGCGAATTCGCGCAATGTTGTAGGGCGACAAGACGATCCTTTTACCTGCCATGCATAGCTGCGCTGCCACAGTAGAACAATTTTGTTAGCAAAATGAAAGCTGGAGATGTAGATATTATCAACTCGGTGTGGTGCGCCACAGCAGATAGAGGAATAACGCAGAAAAAACGCTGAAGAACAGCTCAAAACCActcaaattcttcttttttcttgctctgTGTGTCGGCTACCCGCAGACCCGTTGCCAAAGCAACCGCCTGACAACAGCTCCATCAGTGTATC is drawn from Xiphophorus hellerii strain 12219 chromosome 15, Xiphophorus_hellerii-4.1, whole genome shotgun sequence and contains these coding sequences:
- the hmgn3 gene encoding high mobility group nucleosome-binding domain-containing protein 3 isoform X7 — translated: MPKRKSPEGAEGKEASKVTKQEPTRRSERLSAKPAPPKAEVKPKKTVVKKEEKGAKAKKGGGKGKKEDGPAQNGETKANEVSEAAEEATDEKA
- the hmgn3 gene encoding high mobility group nucleosome-binding domain-containing protein 3 isoform X5 is translated as MPKRKSPEGAEGKEASKVTKQEPTRRSERLSAKPAPPKAEVKPKKTVVKKEEKGAKAKKGGGKGKKEDGPAQNGETKANEIYVSRPSVSVSSIRSMAPSLMSVKGQSETVRVKGL
- the hmgn3 gene encoding high mobility group nucleosome-binding domain-containing protein 3 isoform X1 produces the protein MVGANPNERSHIQEESRQKKKKKTRKKGRIRELLLPLHCLNSSTPSSAIGLCSWSPEGAEGKEASKVTKQEPTRRSERLSAKPAPPKAEVKPKKTVVKKEEKGAKAKKGGGKGKKEDGPAQNGETKANEIYVSRPSVSVSSIRSMAPSLMSVKGQSETVRVKGL
- the hmgn3 gene encoding high mobility group nucleosome-binding domain-containing protein 3 isoform X3 is translated as MVGANPNERSHIQEESRQKKKKKTRKKGRIRELLLPLHCLNSSTPSSAIGLCSWSPEGAEGKEASKVTKQEPTRRSERLSAKPAPPKAEVKPKKTVVKKEEKGAKAKKGGGKGKKEDGPAQNGETKANEVSEAAEEATDEKA
- the hmgn3 gene encoding high mobility group nucleosome-binding domain-containing protein 3 isoform X6, whose translation is MPKRKSPEGAEGKEASKVTKQEKPAPPKAEVKPKKTVVKKEEKGAKAKKGGGKGKKEDGPAQNGETKANEIYVSRPSVSVSSIRSMAPSLMSVKGQSETVRVKGL
- the hmgn3 gene encoding high mobility group nucleosome-binding domain-containing protein 3 isoform X2, which codes for MVGANPNERSHIQEESRQKKKKKTRKKGRIRELLLPLHCLNSSTPSSAIGLCSWSPEGAEGKEASKVTKQEKPAPPKAEVKPKKTVVKKEEKGAKAKKGGGKGKKEDGPAQNGETKANEIYVSRPSVSVSSIRSMAPSLMSVKGQSETVRVKGL